Proteins encoded by one window of Haematobia irritans isolate KBUSLIRL chromosome 2, ASM5000362v1, whole genome shotgun sequence:
- the Catsup gene encoding zinc transporter catecholamines up — protein sequence MFSCAALVRIFFIGSLLSSVVCHGSHEKPSFKYSREANDDEFLKNRVGSSKPDNLNLDMVWMYSLSSTLLVSAAPFLLLFIIPLDNSKEMRPRLKIILAFASGGLLGDAFLHLIPHASHSHTHHSHGHDHQEHGHHEHDHEEHAHHSHDITIGLWVLAGIIVFLTVEKLVRHMKGNGAHNHCHTKDKSKVVEKKSKDVDISGYLNLAADFAHNFTDGLAIGASYLAGKNIGIVTTVTILLHEVPHEIGDFAILIKSGCTRKKAIGLQLVTALGALSGNALALIGIHAGSSEAAPWVLPFTAGGFIYIATVSVLPELLEESTKLAQSLKEITALLLGVILMAMIANFE from the exons ATGTTTTCATGCGCTGCTTTggtgagaatattttttataggaagtttGTTATCATCGGTGGTATGTCATGGTAGCCATGAAAAACCAAGTTTTAAATATTCTCGTGAAGCCAACGATGacgagtttttgaaaaatagaGTTGGAAGCTCCAAACCGGACAATCTAAATCTAG ATATGGTATGGATGTATTCCCTCTCTTCTACATTATTAGTAAGTGCTGctccatttttgttgttgtttattataCCTCTGGATAACAGCAAGGAAATGAGACCTCGATTGAAAATTATATTGGCATTTGCTTCGGGAGGACTTCTTGGCGACGCTTTTCTTCATTTAATTCCCCATGCTTCTCACTCACATACTCATCACAGCCACGGACACGACCACCAAGAACATGGTCATCACGAACATGACCACGAAGAACATGCTCACCACTCTCATGATATCACCATCGGGCTCTGGGTCCTGGCAGGTATTATCGTTTTTTTAACAGTGGAAAAGCTTGTAAGACATATGAAGGGAAATGGAGCGCATAATCATTGCCATACCAAGGATAAAAGTAAGGTTGTAGAAAAGAAGAGTAAGGATGTTGACATATCGGGCTACTTGAACCTAGCAGCAGATTTCGCACATAACTTTACCGATGGGCTTGCCATTGGTGCATCATACCTGGctggaaaaaatattggcatTGTTACTACTGTAACCATTCTTTTGCATGAAGTCCCGCACGAAATTGGCGATTTTGCAATACTTATTAAGTCTGGCTGTACAAGAAAAAAGGCAATTGGACTCCAACTGGTTACGGCTTTAGGAGCTCTATCGGGGAATGCATTGGCTTTAATCGGAATCCATGCTGGCTCCAGCGAGGCAGCGCCTTGGGTACTTCCTTTCACAGCTGGTGGCTTCATTTATATTGCTACAGTTAGCGTGCTGCCCGAACTGCTGGAAGAATCAACAAAACTTGCACAGTCCCTTAAAGAAATAACAGCTTTATTGTTAGGAGTTATACTAATGGCCATGATAGCGAATTTCGAATAA